In Cryptomeria japonica chromosome 1, Sugi_1.0, whole genome shotgun sequence, the sequence GGGGGACGGAAGTGCGTAAGGAGAGTTGCTGACTAAGAATGAGATTATAACCATTTATAGAGGTGTATTCTCTCGATTTTGATCCATCCCAAACAAGAGTATCTAACCCCAAGTTGAAGAAGACCATTCCATTCTTAAGGATTTCTTGAAGCTCCTATTTCTCCATTTCTAGGATATCCACATGATCTAGAGATTTCCACTCCCAACCCTTAGCTAGGTCCTTGTCAATTGGTGTTATGTAGTACGTGACATGCCTACCCCATGTGGATTCTAGCACTACTCTAGTAGTCTCTAGATTAGCACTCTTATTTAGTGCCTTGAATCCTCCTCAAGAATCTGTCCAAAAAAGGGCTTCCTCACCATTACCCAAGTTCCAAGATAATTTATCTAAGATTATTTTCTTGCAATCCAACATAAAGTTCCAAATACGAGATCCTTTCAGAGGAGAAATTTCCCTAAAGAGGCTAGTATGGTCCCTACCACTAAGATATTTGTGGAATAAGATCTGAGCTCACTTTTGGTGGGGGGATCTAAACATTCTCCAGACTAATTTTGCCCCTAGTAGCACTCTACTCTAGTCCTTAATATTCTTAATCCCTATGCCACCTCCTGAACTTGGCCTAGAAATCTTATCCCAAGCCATGAGGGAGATCTTCCTCTTATCCCCAGTACCCTCCTAGAAAAAAGACCATGGATGTTTACTCAATTCTTCATTTTTGGACTGTGGAAGGTTAATATATGATAACTGATagattggcattgatgccaaaataGATTTAACCATAGTCACTCTTCCTGCAGAGGATAGCCACTTACCTTTCCAGGTTGCTACCTTCTTCTTAATCTTATCTATCACTGAATCCCATAACTTTGAAGATCCATTACCCTTATCTAAGGGCAAACCTAGATATTTTCAGGGGAGCATACccatattaaaattcaaaactttgcaGATGTCTTTTTGTAAGCATTCCTTAGTGTTAAAAAAGAAGACTTCAGATTTAATTCGGTTAATTTCTTGTCTTGAAGCCTTAGAGTAAGAATCTAGGATCAACTTATAGGCTCTTGCTTCTCCTATATCACTGAGCCCATATAGCatatatcatccacaaattgttggtgtgtACTAGGATCTAAGTTGCTTGTAATTCTTATTCCTGAGATCTGACCGCTTTCCCTAGCTCTAGAAATAGCTCTACTCAGTgattctgccatgatgatgaaaaggaaaggggataaaggatctccttgtcttagaccCTTGGAAGAGCTAAAAAATCCCTCTGGAGTAtctgttgtcctcaatttttgatttcaaaaattggactatctcaaggaaatttttattaaaaaatgaaaaaatttactctatggcacacttcccgAGGTAGAAATTCGTCCCATCCTTGGACTGGATCCATCTCCAAGCTATATTTCGAATTTCGTCGCgtttcgagtccgtttgctatgtttttgcttcaatgtaggggaatttttcgataattaccagtaactggtaatttgtttttcaaaacccccttgaagcttttggtcttgtgggggaatttttctccaattgcaagtttttggaaactggtaaaaagggttttaaaaccccctttactagtagaatgacttaaagtgttttgtaaaacttgtaaatgggtttttaaaatccctttacatgtttttatgacttaaagttattttttatttttaaatagaacttgtaaatgggattttaaattccctttacatgttttaagtaaaatcacttgtaaagggaattctatttccctattacaagtaattttacttgtatttccttttctaaaacccgaaatttgccttagaggcaaaaatatgaacatttttaaaacttgtatttccatttccaaaacccgaaatttcGCCCATGCCTTTGCAAATTGATTTGGGTTTGAATTTTTTGGAAGAAAGATAGGGATTCCTTCCAAAGGCAgatttgctgcaactttgaagAATTCAAACCCTTGTTCTACGCATCTATCAAACTGATTTTCGTCATTTGTCTTCTTCAACGTTTTTTTTTCTGAATCATGCATTTGTGCCATTTGCCACGGTTTGGAGGTTCGAATCTGCTCTTACCTAAGGCatttttgatttaatcattaatgCGTTGGATTTCAAGCTGCATTCAAACTGTTTTGTGCGCATTTTGGGGAATCGATTTGCAAAAACGCCCTAAAAACTAGTCACGTTTTTTGCAAGTTTCGCACCTTTTTCGTTCAAGGTATGCTTTCAATTCTAAATCTTTTTTGCTTTCTCTTGTATGTAATGATGAATCGAATCATTTTTGAATTACTTCCTTGGCATTTTTCATGGCGTTTTTATAGTGAATCGGTTTTTCTTTGGTCACCATGCGTGGCtaagtttcttcctttgtttaatttCTATTTAAAGGGTTTCATCTTCTATGTTTGGTTGACTCCACAAGCTTGGATCTCTCCTCATCtttgcaaggtaatttttatttttatatttctcttttgtttctttccttgcaaTTTCCTTGTTTAAGTTTTGGTTTTTGTTCATGTTCGTattgggtttatgagaggaaattccccattttacaaaggaatttgtaaagaaaaagttgttcttccccattgaaaattctccttctttacttgcattcgggttttaaaacccgattgcaagtaaaaggaaaatatgtgttcttccctctttggacaaagacttaaccttctttagtccaaaaatcaagtttcaaaacaagaaagatgtgttcttccaaatatgttcttcccaatttgcaaagaaatttgcaagtgtgaaaagttcTACCTCAAGATGTGTTCTTCCCtctttggacaaagacttaaccttcttagtccaaaaatcaagtttcaatgacggaaaaatcaagttcttcccaatttcgggttttgaaatccggattgcaagtcgaaagtccttcccattttggcacgacaaagttccaagtgatcttcccgaaattcatttttacttatccgcttccaattccctcatccgtacttatcatcttcgtcatttctcgcatgcctaaatacctttttccgtccattccttcgattttcagtttgaaaataagtttgcatttggatttaaaAACCCATTGCAAATGCGTTCTTCCCAATTTtcaaactgaaaattcattctccttccatttaATCATGCTTCGTGTTTCGCAAGTATAATTGCATTCAGAATTTAAAATCTGATTGCACgtttgtacttccctcttgtgtacttgcgaaacatttttcaaaacccgaaataagaCAAAAGCTTACTTTTCCACCCCTTATATCTCCTCTCACAAAGCCAAAATACGAAAGTTGAACTTTCTCATTTGGAGGAGTGAAAATGTCTAAAGATATTGACTTTGATGTTGCCTTGATACTCATTGATTTACATTGCAGCATTCCCGGTTGTGCCCATATGACAGATGTatcatcatctcccactccaaaaaagatgaaatacaggtatgataaatatcaaaatgaagttccgcagtcacagatctcctcctcccttgatcatatcaaggatactgagatagggcatgttgacatgtccgaattcatacaaaggattgaagatccgaaggagggggatatgcaacggttgttggacagccatatccatcatgccgcatcctttccagttgctgccctagaaccagaatttattctagcatgtgctcatcattttgacaaagagtcacgagtcattagaaatgatgatggggaagtgatcattcgcctggatgcagaagctatagagagggttttTAAAATACCTTCCGAAACCatttatatagagatctccaagcaaagtgcagctgaatactttgccaaaaaggagaaagactgtaagcgtcatatcaacaaatggattcatgaacctcgcactgcgcttaccagatgggcaaagttatatcgatctgatttcaagaatgagatcagtgatactattactcttcttagccgtatgatgggattggaacattccaatgtttttgaaccttggatgtaccaatttattatgttagtaaggcagtctcagcacatctgttggggtgaaatcatcagtgatgctttgtgtgagcaacttgcagtcgtccctactaccttcaccttctacatgaattcatatctcgtgtatattgctgcgtcacttagacatttcccaagtctttccaccaagggtgaccacATGCTTGTACcagtttgggaatactatgatcagttgcctctaagatcaagcaggtctcatttcagaagggttcaagacgctttctttggtcattatttgtgtcaatttgacaagaacctgaaggacaaaagagtctcagatgaagcatgggaaaaggtgaaagaatatggttgtttgtttctccaatttccaacttttacctacatgagagttggatgttatggcgggcagccttacatgctcccacGGTACCCAACAGATAAGATTATCCTCATGGAAATGGGAAGGCAGATCATGGCTGTACATACACACCAGTCagttaagcacaaggttggcatgggtatttcttccaacaacccattgaagattgggcaatattctctaatgacttcaatcaaggccagggctatggaaactgagttgcaggaaatcagactcaaaagattcaaacctagagctgatttcgattaccgaggcatgaaagagaagatcaagaagaccttcatccatgtacaCCGGATAGAAGATATTTGGGTTGATCTTCGTACCGAAAAGGAGAttcgcaagatggattactgccgACTCACTACAGAACAGATTCTGGATCTAAACCTCACAAACATGCCACAAGGTATGATTGATGATGGTAACGTTCTTGATCTTGAGTTTGtcaatcaaaatgttgatgaggccCTGCTTCCTTCTATCCACTGGTCCCACAAGGAAAgcacttctatcttggatagatttcagtcagttcttgccaataccaatatctggcttaagaataatggtgtcaagctcattaagattaaggtggggaaagaagatgattctacaggtcctcttgggcggaagtctgaaattcaactagacaacaaagaaggtgcatcctcttctagtacgagGATTAAATTGCGGGTCAGTCGTGCGATGGTGCTTCCTCCTCAGGAAAtaacagttcaaggcaaggagaagccaTAGTTgaaaattcatgtgattgatcctgaagcttcagaagaggaaactcaatctaataatgctcctcagtcactttctacagagtctccacataattctctttcttcatttcctattgaggtacccatgtttcctcctgtgatagaTGTGAGCTCTCAATTTGCCCCTTAAGTTTCGGAATCTCCACAGAAAGTCCTCCCGCTTTCAGTAGCAGAACCATCTCAAGGCCATCCTCAGGAAAGTTTATTGAATATCTTTTCGGAAgatccttcatatgtacctgtgtctgatattgatacttctatgacctgttttgatgagttcataacatcttcatcatatcctgtcgtcactcagcaaactatggtggctatccagatggacacttctcccaaggttaccactgttattcaaacagaaactgcttctccctccATCCCACAatcagagttaatggctttacctccatggctcagttccttcactgcaaagaggaagaagcaagtgaTCTCACCTGATCCCTTCAACTATCAACatttgaaacaatcaaaacctaaagctcTGAAGAAGGCAAACATAGTTTCAACGGTGATCATTGATGAGAACCGGATGAGAGTGGCAGAGATTGctgaaccaatatcagataaaccagttgaagaaatgcaagcagtTGATTATCGGATCACCAAAGTTCAACTAGGTAAAcagactcatgaggttgtcaagCACGATGCTCAACAGACAGTGGCTACATTGGTGCAACGATATGATGAGgtgttgaccaagaaagatcagctagaagtagagaatcaaagactcatggcagctatccaaagtattactcaaccttcaagtggagaaggccaagtacctatttcttccagggtcagtgaaccaatccaaggtatcgagagagccgcccaaaaagttcaagccttagacacctgggttgatcaactgcatgacttatgctcacaagtcataagacaggtatttgaaatgatggttaaattggagatcattgaagataagttgaatcaaatcttgaCTGCTTTCAagctaaatttggagaaggttgagggAAATTTAGTTTCTTGGCGAAAGATGCCTCAATATCAGTTGAGCGTTCTTCAAGTGCATGATGTGATTCCTTCCAGAGTCatgtacattgaatatgaggaactcctggagaacaaatctcttgttctcaaatcactcattgaagaaattgatgaaaccttaaagttgcgtgaagcagtctttcaagatgCAACCTCCCATTGCAAAAAGGCATCCTGCGACATTTTCAATCAGAATGATGAGCTGCTgcccgaggaagaagttcttgcaaacctgcaactcaagattcatgatgaatgaAGAAGTGATCAATTCTCagtcgcttccattcaaatattgatcaAGTATCAAACTAAGTTGCAGGAAATCCAGTCAGCATTGGAAAAAGGGAATTCcacgctatgccaatgccatgatgtcatcgtaaaaactagggtggtggctatgaacactcatgaaccagatcctgatgaattgcagaaagttattcagaagttcaATTTATTCGTATCTTCAAgagttgcaacttaagtgtttttaacacttgtaaatttttaaataattgtaatttcagaattgtagtttccctttcggcaagttgtcatcacttgcatttttgtaattacttgtaaggcaactacaagttgtttccaattaggactgtagttggaataagtcttagttagttaatgaagtcataattagctattgaataggtcttggtggttgagggaatttctcaagttagttaggatcctcccatctttttctcaaggctcctctcctataaatagaagagagggtcctttgtaatttttatcttttggaaaagcaagcaaaaactctgccaaatttacagcaagaagtctttgaacttatgtatgtgaattgaaggttttgaagaataagaaagaaggattactcaagttttgagtctttgagctacatgtttgagtttgaatcttttatttcttctatgccaagtgtttctaaaggagcttagtccaatctgatttgaagtctttgagctacaagtagagaagattaattaaaataggaaaatctctagaaggagcagcaagtctttgagcttgcgtctattcttgaggaaaagttactgtttgataagaaatatcaacaagtctttgagcttacattagttcttgtctttgtgttaaaagaataagttattccagtctttgagctgttgttgtttattcattgtaaaatttagtatagaaaagggtagataggacttccaatagtcaagtctttgagcttgatattgttgtcccgtcccgaaggaagtgacggaagtctttgcgctttcaggaaacttcatttcctttctcttatttcactttaaAGTGGTTACTattgttattcaatcgctatccttttctgtgaagagaaaaggatattgtctttcttgaaaaaagaggaaagattgctgtcccatcccattttactttccaagttgtagttagatagggggagccttcccttaattaggagagtttttactcatgtgttgtggttgaaaccacaattttgtatatttctccaagtgtacaaaattttcaaccaatagttttttggcgactctgctggggacacggACGCATTCGGAAGCCTCACGCTTTCGTTTGAAGACTAGTGTCCTGCTGTTTGCGAAAGAAAGAGCTTggaaattcttttatttctttaagcTGTAAAGTTTGCGTTTTTACGTTCGTCGGAAGAAAGGTGAATATTCAGAAGAAATATCTATTGCTGAAAGAGCTAGATCCTTTTTGCTCACTAGTACATCTTCCCTTTCACGAACCACAAGTTATCCTCCTTCAAGGAAGAAGAAATCCATCCCAAGTGAaaattcttccttcttcttcaaACCACTGATACCTTCATTACCTAATATGGCTAATCCACCTCCGCTTCCTCCTCCCGGTCCGTGGGGAGTAGCTTTTGGTCCTTTAGCATTAACCCCACCTCTTCATCCGCTTCCCCAAGGTTCACGCAAAAATCTTCCTAAATTTTATGGCGATGGAAAGCAACACCCCGATGAACATGTCAAGTCTTTCTATATGGCGtgtggtgttcttggagttgaACATCAAGATGTTGCTGTTCGGTTGTTTATAGAGACTCTTCAAGGTATTGCAGTAGACTGGTTTTTCAATCTTACTGCTGGTTCAATTGTTTCATGGAACTCGTTGAGAGACAAGTTCGAGGAACGTTTCAAGCCTGCAGAAGATGAGCACGCCTTGTTGGCCCAGTTGacacaaatgaagaaggatacGCATGAAGGCATGCGTGAATTCATTGCTAAATTTAACAAATTAGCAAATAGAATTCCTGTTAATTCTAAGCCTACTCCTGAGAACCTCAAGTGTTTTTTCATTAACACTCAGTTGCCCGAGGTCAGTTTCTTCTTAAGACGAGCATCTCCTGCTGATTTAGAAGTTGCTCAATCAATGGCTACTGAAATTGAGGATGATTTGATCCTAGCTGGTAAGATCAAAAAGGATTCTAATCGATCCAAAGGAGGTTCACATATGGATGGTTCATTTTCTGGTTCTATCGATCCTATGGTACAGAAATTGGCAAATGAACTTCTTGCTTTAAAGAAGCAAGTATCTCAGAATTCCTACCCCGCACCGTACAAGGATATTCCAAGAAGGACATATCCTAATGCTGCTGCCAGTTATGCTGCCAAAAATCAACCCAAGTTGCCTCCCCCTCTGGAGAGACTTGCGCTTGAGCCACCTCCTTCAAAGGCAGCAGTTGGCTATTATGAGGCTGATCAAAATGAGtcttattttgattatcagtcCGATGAAGTTGCTCttcctcaacaagaagaagaagaagtgactgGCGACTCTACTATATGTTACATGCACTATGATGACTCTGTTGCTACCGATAGAGCTCATAGCCAAGCATTTGCTGTAACGACAAGATCCCAGACCCGGTTGGCCCAGCAAGAAGAAGCTGCAAAGATCGCAAGTGATTTACAATCACCTGTTGTTATTGCTAAAAGAGGAACACCACTGCCTTACATTCAAAAGGATGCAACGAAAATCCAAGTAAGTAACAAAAGTCCTCCTCTTGCTTCATCTGTTGATCCCAAGACCAGTATGCCCAACCCCAAACCATTATCGGACAATGTTAATCCCTTTCTAGCTGGTTCATTTCAAGCTTTTGATATTATTGACCATGCTAGGAAGACTAAGATTCAAATGTCCGAAGTTGAGTATTTACAAGCTAATCCTGATCAATTTGATAGATTAGCTGATTTTGTTAAAAGTAAGGAGACTCATCCTATACTTGAAAACACTATCCCACAAGAACCCAAGAATTTGCCCAATCATTTGGTGACCATTCCATCTGCCACCCAAGGAAAGATAGAACCTTTTTACATTTCCTTGTTGATCAATGGTTTTCAACTAAGCAATTGTGTTTTGGATTCTGGTGCTTCTGATAATGTCATGCCTGCAAAAGTTGCTCAAGCTTTGGGGCTGACCttgaccaaaacttttggtcaTTGTTGTTCTATGGAGAATAAGCAAGTGCCTCTTATTGGGCAAATCAAGGACGCGCAATTTGCATTTGCTGCTTTTTCGGATAATAAGATAAAGATGACTGTCTTGGTGGCTGACGTTCCTGCATCATACGGAATGTTACTTGGCCGTAATTTTTGTAAAGATGTTGGAGGTGAACTCAACATGGACATGACGGAAGCAAGAATACCTGTCAAAGGTGTTGTGCAGAAGTTAATTCCTGAAAGAGAAACCAAGTACACAGTTGTCAAGTCCAATGACCCTCAtgctcagattctttttgaatctACGGGTTTTGGAAATTATTATCTCCATATAGATGAAATTTCAGAATTTGCTGAAGATTATCCTTCTAGCAGCTCCAACATTTCACTACTTTCAGCGAATGAAGAGTTTGTTGATAATGATCAGGACCAAACATCAGAAGATGGGTCATCCagttcatatgttatggttgaagAAGTCACATCTTCACTTGCTGATGAAAGTATTCCATCACCTCCTCgacaagaagagcttcattcttcgTCTATTCAAGAGGAAAGTTCATCttttcctatggaagaagatgacaacttttctTTTCACAATGCGCTCATCTCGGATGAAGTCAGCTCTAATCATTCCAATGAAAACAACAGTTCAAATGATGTATGGACTCTTGAATTTGATGGCAGCTGCGCTACGAATGGATCCGGAGCCGGTGTAGTTCTTATATCTCCcaagggagagatcttcccttactCTTTCAAGTTGCAATTTTCTAATACCAACAATACGGCTGAATATGAGTCGCTTTTGTTAGGGATGAGTgttgcattgaaaagaggaatCAGAAACCTTCATGCTCAAGGTGATGCAGAattaattgtttgtcaagtgagaaaCATATATCACACTAAGAATGACAGGCTCAAGCATTACCGCAATTTGGTATGGGAGaatattgaagattttgattctttcaatatctcagttgTTCCTCGTGAATACAATGATAGAGCTGATTCTCTTGTTGTTTCAGCTACTTCATTAATTCCCcatcttgactttggtcaagaCAAATATATCATTGAGATAATCTGCAGACCTAGTGTGCCTgataattgggatcattggcaAATCTTCAATGATGATAAGCAGATCAATAATTTCTTACAAGCTGAGGATGGTTTTAATAACCTGTATTTTGAAGGAAGTAATTCTCCTTCTTCTTCGTCATCAGATTCAGTGTCTAATACATTATCTGAATCAGATGAAAATATCCTTtagctgaaaggaaataaaattcccaaggggttggtttctcttgaaaaactCTTCGATCAACATGATCGTTATATCAAGAGATGACAACAAGAAAGTACTAAttctcctatgggatatgagaaatataatattggaTCTGATGGAGATCCAAAgtttgtcaatattggcaataactGCACTTCAGATGAGAGAGATCAGTTTATTCAGCTTTTGCGCCAATACCATGATGTCTTGGCGTACTCATATGATGATCTGAAATCTTTTCAACCCAAGGAAGTGCAGCATGACATTCCTCTTAAGCTTGGTGCAGAACCTTTTAGACAGAAGCAACGCCAGTACAATCCAAAGATTTCAGGTACCATTCTTTCTGAAGTTCAAAAGATGCTTGATGCTCGGATTATttttcccatccatcattcaacatggttggcaAACATAGTGCCGGtgcgtaagaagaatggagaaatacgtatttgtgttgattttaggaatcttaatcagctatcactcaaggacaattatccattgccaatcatggatcaagtTTTGCAAACGGTGATAGGTTCCGAGATGCTATCTATGCTAGATggattttcgggatacaatcagattgaggttagtgaacttgatcaacacaagactgcattcaccactccatggggtacatttgcATACCGCAGAATGCCTTTTGGATTGATCAATGCAGGAGCTACTTTCCAGCGAGCTATGGACTTGGCTTTCCGTGGTATTGTTGGAAGATATattgtagtatatcttgatgatcttactaTTTTTTCTAAAGATCGTGAGAATCATCTTTTTCATCTACAAGATGTACTTGAAAGATGTCGTATCCACGACATttctcttaatcccaagaagtcaatTTTTGGGGTGACGGAGGGAAAACTTCTTggtcacattgtttccaaggagggGATAAAAGTTGATCCTGAGAGGGTTAAATCTATTCAGAATCTCCCTTTGCCATCCAACAAGACTGCCGTCCATTCCTTTTTTGGTAAGGTTAATTTTCTACGAAGATTCATTCTTGACTTTGCGGAGAAGACTCGTCATATTGTGGACATGATGAAAGGAAAGTCTTCCTTCCATTGGGATTCTGAAGGAAGGGCAGCATTCAATGAAATTAAAGATGCAATTGCTCATGCACCTGTGTTGGTTTGTCCCAACTACACCAAAGAGTTcatcatgtatagttatgcttcCGAGCATACTTTGTCGGCTATTCTGATGCAGAAAAATTTAGAAGGGATTgaatctcctattgctttcatgagttgtcctttgaagtctcatgaactcaaatattcctctattgagaagaatgcctaTGCGGTTGTTAAAGCAGTCAAGAACTTTCGTTTCTACATCTTGAATTCTCATACCGTTGTGTTAGTTCTTGATACATCAGTCAAATCTATCTTAACACAACAGGAGTTTGGTACAAAAAGAGGAAATTGGATTGCTAAAATCCAAGAGTATGACTTGGAGATTAAGCCTACAAAGCTTGTTCGAGGAAGAGGACTCTGTCAGTTGATGGCAGAAGGTATTCCAGAAGAGAAAGAATTGAATGATTGTGAAAATCTTCCCAAGGTATTGTTTGTCAGCACTACCGATGAATGgtactctaatatagcatttttcttgacTTATGGCGAATGTCCACAACATTTGTCATTTAAAGAAAAAAGAAGCATCAAGTTGAAAGCTGCAAACTTCGTATTATGGGATACTGGTTTGTATAAGAGGGcaattgatggtactttccttcattgtgttgacaaagcacaacAAACTAAATTGTTGGAATCTTTCCATGAAAAggcttgtggaggacatttttccgCACCAGTGActgctcacaaaattttgagagcaaaGTATTATTGGCCTACGCTCTTTCAAGATGCTTTCCAGTGGGTGCGTAAATGCGTACATTGTCAGCAGTTTGTAGGCAAACCAAAGCTTGCAGTGTTACCATTAAAGCCGGTTATTGTTGAAGAACCTTTCcggcaatggggcattgatttcattggtgtgatTAATCCCTCTTCAAGTGCAGGTCATTCGTATGTCCTTacagctactgattatttcaccaagtgggtggaagcaataccaGTAAAGAACACTACTTCTGAAATAGTATGCAGAttcctcaaggagaatattatttctaggtttggtgttccattcaagatcgtgactgataatgcagccactttttcttcctctgaaatttcacaattttgctttgaatatagtatcttgttaactcattcatctgattactatccccaa encodes:
- the LOC131858231 gene encoding uncharacterized protein LOC131858231; protein product: MGYEKYNIGSDGDPKFVNIGNNCTSDERDQFIQLLRQYHDVLAYSYDDLKSFQPKEVQHDIPLKLGAEPFRQKQRQYNPKISGTILSEVQKMLDARIIFPIHHSTWLANIVPVRKKNGEIRATFQRAMDLAFRGIVGRYIVVYLDDLTIFSKDRENHLFHLQDVLERCRIHDISLNPKKSIFGVTEGKLLGHIVSKEGIKVDPERVKSIQNLPLPSNKTAVHSFFGKVNFLRRFILDFAEKTRHIVDMMKGKSSFHWDSEGRAAFNEIKDAIAHAPVLNAYAVVKAVKNFRFYILNSHTVVLVLDTSVKSILTQQEFGTKRGNWIAKIQEYDLEIKPTKLVRGRGLCQLMAEGIPEEKELNDCENLPKVLFVSTTDEWYSNIAFFLTYGECPQHLSFKEKRSIKLKAANFVLWDTGLYKRAIDGTFLHCVDKAQQTKLLESFHEKACGGHFSAPVTAHKILRAKYYWPTLFQDAFQWVRKCVHCQQFVGKPKLAVLPLKPVIVEEPFRQWGIDFIGVINPSSSAGHSYVLTATDYFTKWVEAIPVKNTTSEITESSNKNLITIIRKLVEENQRSWHKALFDALWADRITPKRAIAGRTKNTSGRSDCSASATSQSPF